The following coding sequences lie in one Brevibacterium marinum genomic window:
- a CDS encoding glycerophosphodiester phosphodiesterase family protein, with amino-acid sequence MNSQADIIAHRGGLWPGMSENTFEAFAAAHRAGVEWMETDVHASADGILFAAHDADLDRIAGRPHRIRDLSADELDSVELIAGGRLPRLTDLFERLPQARWNIDVKAAHSIGPMIRVVRMLGAEDRIRLASFSSSTLRRLRSGLPGVRTSTGVSETALFVLGGLLAPAGSGACPPPPGVDALQVPMSYKGVPVASRELVSRAHRAGLQVHVWTINEAQDMRALLERGVDAIVTDDVALGLREAAART; translated from the coding sequence ATGAATTCCCAGGCAGACATCATCGCGCACAGAGGCGGACTGTGGCCCGGCATGAGCGAGAACACCTTCGAGGCCTTCGCCGCCGCGCACCGGGCGGGCGTGGAGTGGATGGAGACGGATGTCCATGCCTCGGCCGACGGCATCCTCTTCGCCGCCCATGATGCTGACCTCGACCGCATCGCCGGCCGCCCCCACCGCATCAGGGATCTCAGTGCCGACGAACTCGATTCCGTCGAGCTGATCGCCGGTGGACGCCTGCCGCGCCTGACCGACCTCTTCGAGCGTCTTCCGCAGGCGCGGTGGAACATCGACGTCAAGGCCGCCCACAGCATAGGCCCGATGATCCGGGTCGTGCGCATGCTCGGCGCTGAGGACCGGATCCGCCTCGCCTCATTCTCCTCGTCGACTCTGCGGAGGCTGCGCTCGGGGCTGCCGGGAGTGCGGACTTCGACGGGAGTGTCCGAGACCGCGCTGTTCGTCCTCGGCGGCCTGCTCGCCCCGGCCGGATCCGGCGCCTGTCCCCCGCCTCCGGGCGTGGACGCACTGCAGGTGCCCATGTCGTACAAGGGAGTCCCGGTCGCCTCCCGGGAGCTCGTATCGCGGGCTCATCGGGCGGGGCTGCAGGTGCACGTGTGGACCATCAACGAGGCTCAGGACATGCGTGCGCTCCTCGAGCGCGGTGTCGATGCCATCGTCACCGATGACGTCGCGCTGGGGCTCCGGGAAGCCGCGGCACGGACCTGA
- a CDS encoding RNA polymerase-binding protein RbpA, which yields MSERSLRGTQLGSRSLESEEGVEPAPRQMVEFECEDGTKFKVPFSIEAEVPSTWDSGLHGIGVRVGVNEADGEPGKHVRSHWDMLLERRSFDELQVLLDERLAVRRGEVPAQG from the coding sequence ATGAGCGAACGCAGTCTCCGCGGAACACAGTTGGGCTCGCGCAGCCTGGAATCGGAAGAGGGCGTCGAGCCGGCGCCTCGTCAGATGGTCGAATTCGAATGCGAGGACGGGACCAAATTCAAGGTTCCCTTCTCGATCGAGGCCGAGGTGCCCTCCACTTGGGACTCCGGCCTCCACGGCATCGGGGTCCGCGTAGGTGTGAACGAAGCCGACGGTGAGCCCGGAAAGCACGTGCGGTCCCACTGGGACATGCTGCTCGAGCGCCGGTCCTTCGACGAGCTCCAGGTTCTGCTCGACGAGCGCCTCGCGGTGCGCCGCGGTGAGGTTCCCGCCCAGGGCTGA
- a CDS encoding 5'-3' exonuclease H3TH domain-containing protein, translating to MVLIDTPALYYRAFYSVPDSIVNDEGQPVNAVRGVLDAIAQMVRRFDSPRVVATMDADWRPAFRTAIMPEYKAARVRDTEAGTEIPPELAVQLPIMTRVLSAAGIPIAEVDGTEADDVIATMAAESTSPVVIVSPDRDLLALIDSASDVSVLRPRKGGEWEAITQAELPEAYGVPDGTRYRELAAMRGDPSDGLPGAPGIGEKTAATLLTNFGSLESIVKAAKAGVKTGGLSPKRANTLIAEEETLHKTIEVMRCLTDVAHGLDLETVPGPLDRTSVEAAVRGQNVRRSVDNLLTALETAGGEPSADASAPLTRSAPLQRSAPIDADRTPAPAPAQRPEAAAAAPWSRSRLVGFDLETTGVDPATARIVTAAFVESADKVRTWLADPGVEIPEPARAVHGITTEFAQANGAPAADVVGELCTVLDELRSEGAVVVGHNIVYDLSVMAAEVTRHHPHIDLVALLPTIVDTFVLDKRVEKFRRGKRTLVETAKRWKVSLLDAHDAAADALAALDIARALAENAPEIASLTRDEIMAAQGDWKRVQAADLQAWLRSKGNAEAIVDDAWPLS from the coding sequence TTGGTTCTGATCGACACGCCAGCCCTGTACTACCGTGCCTTCTATTCGGTGCCCGATTCGATCGTCAACGACGAAGGCCAGCCGGTCAATGCCGTGCGCGGCGTCCTCGACGCGATCGCACAGATGGTCCGCCGCTTCGACTCACCCCGCGTCGTCGCCACCATGGACGCCGATTGGCGCCCGGCGTTCCGCACCGCGATCATGCCCGAGTACAAGGCAGCCCGCGTCAGGGACACCGAGGCGGGCACGGAGATCCCGCCCGAGCTGGCGGTGCAGCTGCCCATCATGACCCGGGTCCTCAGCGCTGCAGGCATCCCCATCGCCGAGGTGGACGGCACCGAGGCGGATGACGTGATCGCCACCATGGCCGCGGAGTCCACATCCCCTGTGGTCATCGTCTCCCCCGACCGTGACCTTCTCGCGCTCATCGACTCGGCCTCCGATGTCAGCGTGCTCCGTCCGCGCAAGGGCGGGGAGTGGGAAGCCATCACTCAAGCCGAACTGCCCGAAGCCTATGGTGTGCCCGACGGCACCCGCTACCGTGAGCTCGCCGCCATGCGCGGCGATCCCTCCGACGGACTTCCCGGTGCGCCCGGCATCGGTGAGAAGACCGCGGCGACGCTGCTGACGAATTTCGGGTCCCTCGAATCGATCGTCAAGGCCGCCAAGGCAGGCGTGAAGACCGGTGGGCTCAGCCCCAAGCGGGCGAACACGTTGATCGCAGAAGAGGAGACACTGCACAAGACGATCGAGGTCATGCGCTGCCTGACCGATGTCGCCCACGGACTCGATCTCGAAACCGTGCCCGGGCCGCTCGACCGCACCTCGGTGGAGGCCGCGGTGCGAGGGCAGAACGTGCGGCGTTCCGTGGACAACCTCCTGACCGCGCTCGAGACGGCCGGTGGCGAACCGTCCGCCGACGCTTCCGCACCCCTGACTCGCTCCGCTCCCCTGCAGCGATCGGCGCCCATCGACGCGGACCGGACTCCGGCGCCTGCACCTGCGCAGCGGCCGGAGGCGGCCGCTGCCGCTCCCTGGTCACGGTCACGACTGGTCGGATTCGACCTGGAGACCACCGGGGTCGACCCGGCCACCGCGAGGATCGTGACCGCTGCCTTCGTCGAATCCGCCGACAAGGTCCGCACCTGGCTGGCCGACCCGGGAGTCGAGATCCCCGAACCGGCCAGGGCAGTCCACGGGATCACCACCGAGTTCGCCCAGGCCAACGGTGCGCCGGCCGCCGATGTGGTGGGCGAACTCTGCACGGTCCTCGACGAGCTCAGGTCCGAAGGTGCGGTCGTCGTCGGTCACAACATCGTCTACGACCTCAGCGTCATGGCCGCCGAGGTCACCCGGCACCACCCCCACATCGACCTCGTCGCGCTGCTGCCCACGATCGTCGACACTTTCGTCCTGGACAAACGCGTCGAGAAGTTCCGGCGAGGCAAGAGGACCCTGGTCGAGACCGCGAAACGGTGGAAGGTGAGTCTGCTCGATGCCCACGATGCTGCCGCGGACGCTCTGGCCGCGCTGGACATTGCCCGGGCATTGGCCGAGAATGCGCCGGAGATCGCGAGCCTCACTCGGGACGAGATCATGGCGGCACAGGGCGACTGGAAACGCGTCCAGGCCGCTGATCTGCAGGCCTGGCTGCGCAGCAAGGGCAACGCCGAGGCGATCGTCGATGATGCCTGGCCCCTGTCCTGA
- a CDS encoding metal-dependent hydrolase, translating to MYFGGDVYSSVDPFATALGTKDGKVSFIGSDEAAQALDPDAIDLDGDFLTPGFVHAGLRLGADAPSGDRLIELGFTHVHILGSSEAVERFRAHAPQSLTVIAYPTIEVSSTDSSSPESRPSRASITADDFLNADAMPETSLYIDVDSNRRLAEVLDRLEDNAASAQRNGYRLLLDFGVDDELVTRLGHSGIAITLDPALPQPAAEMLSAGAQVSWTHSQESPWASVRSAVVGEHGIGARAAFNAATRFAHRAAGDPDGGVLAPGAEADFVRWQVERLVVQVADPRVAAWSTDPRSGTPGLPELSPEVALPTRIPVDEDD from the coding sequence ATGTACTTTGGTGGAGATGTGTACAGCAGTGTCGACCCCTTTGCGACTGCCCTGGGTACGAAGGACGGGAAGGTCTCGTTCATCGGATCGGATGAGGCGGCGCAGGCGCTCGACCCCGATGCGATCGACCTCGACGGGGACTTCCTCACCCCCGGCTTCGTGCATGCTGGGCTGCGCCTCGGCGCCGACGCGCCCAGCGGGGACCGACTGATCGAGCTCGGATTCACCCACGTGCACATCCTCGGCAGCTCCGAGGCGGTCGAACGGTTCCGTGCACACGCGCCGCAGAGTCTGACGGTCATCGCCTACCCGACGATCGAAGTCTCGTCGACGGATTCCTCATCGCCCGAATCGAGGCCGAGCAGGGCGAGCATCACCGCCGACGACTTCCTCAACGCCGACGCGATGCCCGAGACATCCCTCTACATCGATGTCGACTCGAACCGGCGCCTCGCCGAGGTGCTCGACCGGCTCGAGGACAACGCCGCGTCGGCCCAGCGCAACGGCTATCGGCTCCTGTTGGATTTCGGCGTCGATGATGAACTCGTGACGCGTCTCGGCCACTCGGGGATTGCGATCACGCTCGACCCCGCACTGCCGCAGCCTGCGGCCGAGATGCTGTCGGCCGGGGCCCAGGTGTCCTGGACCCATTCCCAGGAATCACCCTGGGCCAGCGTTCGCTCGGCGGTCGTCGGCGAACACGGAATCGGCGCCCGGGCGGCATTCAACGCGGCGACCCGATTCGCTCATCGAGCTGCCGGAGATCCTGACGGGGGAGTGCTGGCACCCGGAGCAGAAGCGGACTTCGTCCGTTGGCAGGTCGAACGACTCGTCGTCCAGGTCGCCGACCCGCGTGTCGCAGCCTGGAGCACCGACCCGCGGTCGGGCACACCCGGACTGCCGGAGCTCTCACCCGAGGTGGCCCTGCCCACCCGCATCCCGGTTGACGAAGACGACTGA
- a CDS encoding glycosyltransferase: MAVVSKTLVVIPTYNERLALPVTLSGLFENQPEVDVLVVDDGSPDGTGEWVEEQSRTDPRLHVLHRSAKSGLGMAYIAGFEWALEREYDIVCEFDADGSHRPLDLGQVLAVARSGRADLVIGSRWVRGGAIVDWPRSRFLLSRGANIYVNAVMGLGVKDATAGFRAYSRRVLEALDLSGVQSQGYCFQIDMTYRTVEAGFHVAEVPIVFVERELGESKMSGSIISEAFTKVAGWGLVRRRRQARDVLARIAARRSAT, translated from the coding sequence GTGGCCGTGGTTTCCAAGACACTGGTGGTCATCCCGACCTACAACGAACGCCTCGCTCTGCCCGTGACGCTGTCCGGACTGTTCGAAAATCAGCCCGAGGTCGACGTCCTCGTCGTCGATGACGGGTCGCCCGACGGAACCGGGGAATGGGTCGAAGAGCAGTCCCGCACCGATCCGCGTCTGCACGTTCTTCATCGCAGCGCGAAGTCGGGTCTGGGTATGGCCTACATCGCCGGATTCGAATGGGCGCTGGAGCGCGAATACGACATCGTCTGCGAATTCGACGCCGACGGATCGCATCGTCCGCTCGACCTCGGGCAGGTCTTGGCCGTCGCCCGGTCCGGTCGCGCCGATCTCGTCATCGGCTCCCGATGGGTCAGAGGCGGGGCGATCGTCGACTGGCCGCGGTCGCGGTTCCTGCTCTCCCGGGGCGCCAACATCTACGTCAACGCGGTGATGGGCCTCGGGGTCAAGGACGCGACAGCGGGGTTCCGTGCCTATTCGCGCAGAGTGTTGGAGGCCCTCGACCTCTCTGGTGTGCAGTCCCAGGGGTACTGCTTTCAGATCGACATGACCTACCGCACCGTGGAGGCGGGCTTCCATGTGGCCGAGGTCCCCATCGTCTTCGTCGAGCGCGAACTGGGGGAGTCGAAGATGAGCGGTTCGATCATCTCCGAAGCGTTCACGAAGGTCGCGGGGTGGGGATTGGTCAGGCGACGGAGGCAGGCGCGAGACGTGCTCGCGCGGATCGCCGCGCGCCGGTCGGCGACATGA